From a region of the Acinetobacter larvae genome:
- a CDS encoding MFS transporter, translating into MSQVYSKEERRSRIRGIIGAASGNLVEWFDFYIYAVFAMYFTKAMTPSDMNSTTQDIYVWGVFAASFFMRPLGSWIFGRIADKHGRKKSMIISICLMAFSSFLFAALPTYQQAGLIAPLLLLLVRLLQGLSVGGEYGAVATYMSELGLKGQRGFFASFQYVTLSGGQLLASLLSVIILFFLTEQQLYDGGWRIPFVIGGAAAILSLLARSRLEETLSEEDSERKESGSLIELLRKHWASFLLVVGYTAAGSLSFYVITVYSKTYMSHLEIDNKVAGFIMTFSLLIFMLAQPLFGALSDRIGRRMSMLIFSSAMAIFIYPVMVIGMRHYSQEPVMIAVLLIFLMMILSFYTSISGLIKAEMFPPHVRALGVGFSYAVANAMFGGSAPSVALQFKAAGIENSFFIYVIIMLVICFFCSWKLPAEPEYLKHDH; encoded by the coding sequence ATGAGCCAAGTTTATAGTAAAGAAGAACGCAGAAGCCGTATCCGAGGGATTATAGGAGCGGCATCTGGTAATTTAGTCGAGTGGTTCGATTTTTATATTTATGCTGTGTTTGCCATGTATTTTACCAAGGCAATGACACCTTCTGATATGAATTCAACCACACAAGATATTTATGTCTGGGGCGTATTTGCAGCAAGCTTTTTTATGCGTCCATTAGGCAGTTGGATTTTTGGTCGGATTGCAGATAAACATGGTCGAAAAAAATCGATGATTATCTCAATCTGTTTAATGGCATTTAGCTCTTTTCTATTTGCTGCTTTACCAACCTATCAACAGGCAGGTTTAATTGCACCATTACTTTTATTATTGGTGCGTTTACTACAGGGTTTATCCGTCGGAGGAGAATACGGCGCCGTTGCAACCTATATGAGTGAATTGGGATTAAAAGGTCAGCGTGGCTTTTTTGCATCTTTTCAATATGTGACCTTATCTGGTGGTCAACTATTAGCAAGTTTGCTCAGCGTGATTATTTTATTCTTCCTCACCGAACAACAGCTGTATGATGGTGGCTGGCGTATTCCTTTTGTGATTGGTGGTGCTGCAGCAATTCTGTCTTTATTGGCACGAAGCCGTTTGGAAGAAACTTTATCTGAGGAAGATAGCGAACGCAAAGAGTCAGGCTCATTAATCGAATTGCTCCGGAAACATTGGGCGAGTTTTCTTTTGGTGGTCGGCTATACTGCCGCAGGTTCACTAAGCTTTTATGTTATTACCGTGTATTCTAAGACTTATATGAGTCATCTTGAAATCGATAATAAAGTAGCAGGGTTTATTATGACCTTCTCCTTGCTAATTTTTATGCTGGCTCAGCCTTTATTTGGTGCCTTGTCAGATCGTATTGGGCGCCGTATGAGTATGTTAATTTTTAGTAGTGCGATGGCAATCTTTATTTATCCAGTCATGGTGATCGGTATGCGGCATTATAGTCAAGAGCCTGTCATGATTGCAGTATTACTGATTTTCTTGATGATGATTTTAAGCTTTTATACTTCGATTAGCGGTTTAATTAAAGCCGAAATGTTTCCACCACATGTACGTGCCTTAGGGGTTGGTTTTTCTTATGCCGTTGCCAATGCTATGTTTGGTGGTTCAGCACCGTCAGTGGCTTTACAGTTTAAAGCCGCGGGCATAGAAAATAGCTTCTTTATCTATGTGATTATCATGTTGGTTATTTGCTTTTTCTGTAGTTGGAAACTTCCTGCTGAGCCAGAATATTTGAAACATGATCATTAA